A genomic stretch from Aminobacter aminovorans includes:
- a CDS encoding sulfite exporter TauE/SafE family protein, which yields MRQKDGNCMGDTEAPTRSKVQAFGSGAVIGALGGLIGLGGAEFRLPLLIGLFRFRPLEAIILNKAMSLVVVASALPFRMQTVPATEIFQHWGTIANLLAGSLLGAWFGAGWATRLSSEMLFRIIAVLLVVIAAVLLFGHGGAGGVGLAGPYLLVTGVVVGFVIGIVASLLGVAGGELLIPTLILLFGADIKLAGSLSLAVSLPTMLAGFARYSRDQSFSVLKRNRAFLLIMAAGSIVGSYVGGRLLGIVPDNILLPMLSLVLVISAVKVWQHR from the coding sequence ATGCGACAGAAGGACGGGAACTGCATGGGGGACACTGAAGCGCCGACACGCTCCAAGGTGCAAGCATTTGGGAGCGGGGCGGTAATCGGGGCCTTGGGTGGCCTCATTGGCCTCGGCGGGGCGGAGTTTCGGCTGCCACTGCTGATCGGCCTGTTCCGGTTCCGGCCGCTGGAAGCAATCATCCTGAACAAGGCGATGAGCCTTGTCGTCGTTGCGTCTGCGCTTCCGTTCCGTATGCAAACCGTTCCCGCCACTGAGATTTTTCAGCATTGGGGAACAATTGCCAATCTGCTGGCCGGGAGCCTTCTGGGCGCTTGGTTCGGAGCTGGCTGGGCAACCCGGTTGAGCTCGGAGATGCTATTCAGGATCATCGCCGTTCTTCTTGTGGTGATTGCCGCAGTATTGCTCTTCGGACATGGAGGAGCAGGTGGCGTTGGTCTCGCTGGCCCCTATCTGCTGGTCACTGGCGTGGTCGTAGGTTTCGTGATCGGCATAGTTGCTTCACTGCTCGGGGTCGCCGGCGGCGAACTCCTGATACCGACGCTCATTCTGCTGTTCGGTGCAGACATCAAGCTGGCTGGAAGCCTGTCGCTGGCGGTCAGCCTTCCGACAATGCTAGCCGGATTTGCCCGCTACAGCAGGGACCAGAGTTTTTCGGTCCTGAAGCGCAACCGGGCGTTTCTGCTGATCATGGCAGCGGGATCGATTGTAGGCAGCTATGTCGGTGGACGGCTGCTTGGCATCGTTCCCGACAATATCCTGCTGCCGATGCTGTCACTGGTCCTCGTTATCTCCGCCGTGAAGGTCTGGCAGCACCGCTGA
- a CDS encoding extracellular catalytic domain type 1 short-chain-length polyhydroxyalkanoate depolymerase — protein sequence MRNLSDTISRLAARRTHMVEPSRHDDHVLSDLVNFGSNPGALRARSHVPENLPATAPLVVVLHGCTQTAAGYDRGAGWSALADSQGFALLFPEQQRANNANLCFNWFEPGDMNRNSGEPLSIRQMIEAMVVAHGLDRKRIFITGLSAGGAMTSVMLATYPEVFAGGAIIAGLPFGTANSIPTAFDRMRGHGGPSEGRLQQLLRAASPHTGPWPTLSVWHGSADQIVVGSNADDIVGQWRTLHGIDDEATPWTTMVDGHSRIVWKDGAGREVIEQYRIKGMGHGTPLAADGIGAPGPFMIDAGISSTQRIAQFWNIADPQAEVMLPQKRVSAPAPAGPARAEGITRTIEDALRSAGLLR from the coding sequence ATGAGAAACCTATCGGATACGATCTCGCGCCTGGCCGCACGCCGTACGCACATGGTCGAGCCCAGCCGGCATGACGACCATGTGCTTTCGGATCTGGTCAATTTCGGCTCGAACCCCGGTGCCCTGCGCGCCCGAAGCCATGTTCCGGAGAATCTGCCCGCAACAGCGCCGCTGGTCGTGGTGCTTCATGGCTGCACCCAGACCGCGGCTGGCTACGACAGGGGCGCCGGCTGGTCCGCCCTTGCCGACAGCCAGGGATTTGCGCTGCTGTTTCCCGAGCAGCAGCGCGCCAACAATGCCAATCTCTGCTTCAACTGGTTCGAGCCGGGCGACATGAACCGCAACAGCGGCGAGCCGCTTTCGATCCGCCAGATGATCGAGGCGATGGTCGTGGCGCATGGCCTCGATCGCAAGCGGATCTTCATCACCGGGCTCTCGGCCGGCGGCGCGATGACGTCGGTGATGCTGGCGACCTATCCGGAGGTGTTTGCCGGCGGCGCCATCATCGCCGGATTGCCCTTTGGCACGGCCAATTCGATCCCGACCGCCTTCGACCGCATGCGCGGCCATGGCGGCCCCTCGGAGGGGCGGCTTCAGCAGCTGCTGCGCGCCGCCTCGCCCCACACGGGCCCATGGCCGACACTTTCCGTCTGGCACGGCTCGGCCGACCAGATCGTCGTCGGATCGAACGCCGACGACATCGTCGGCCAATGGCGGACCCTTCACGGCATCGACGATGAAGCGACGCCCTGGACGACCATGGTCGACGGCCACAGCCGTATCGTCTGGAAGGACGGCGCCGGACGGGAGGTGATCGAACAGTATCGCATCAAGGGGATGGGGCACGGCACCCCGCTGGCCGCAGATGGCATCGGCGCACCCGGCCCGTTCATGATCGACGCCGGCATCTCGTCGACGCAGCGCATCGCGCAATTCTGGAACATTGCAGACCCGCAGGCCGAGGTCATGCTGCCGCAGAAACGAGTATCAGCGCCGGCTCCCGCCGGGCCGGCCCGCGCCGAGGGGATCACCAGGACAATCGAGGATGCGCTGCGATCGGCCGGGCTTCTGCGCTAG
- a CDS encoding catalase, translating to MAKSTNRGKIATIHDQKLQRGEGGELHQLAEGATPVLTTAQGGPVSDDQNSLKIGARGPTALEDFHLREKIFHFDHERIPERVVHARGYGAHGYFETYKSLAKYTRADIFQRAGEKTPAFVRFSTVAGSKGSVDLARDVRGFAVKLYTQEGNWDIVGNNIPVFFIQDAIKFPDIIHAVKPEPDSGFPQAQSAHDNFWDFISLTPESMHMIMWVMSDRAIPRSFRFMEGFGVHTFRMVNARDESTFVKFHWKPKLGLQSVVWNEAVKINGADPDFHRRDLWDAIKAGNFPEWELQVQLFDQEFADSFDFDVLDATKLIPEELLPPVPVGRLVLDRMPDNFFAETEQVAFMTQNVPPGIDFSNDPLLQGRNFSYLDTQIKRLGSTNFTHIPINAPKCPFHHFQQDGHMAMRNPVGRANYQPNSWGEGPRESPQAGFRSFADVEAGPKQRLRAESFADHYSQARQFYLSQSPPEQAHIAAALTFELAKVKTPVIRERMVSHLLNVDRGLANGVAANLGLQSMPKAADAAIATRQDLEPAASLSILAKGPERFEGRKLGILVTDGTDAALLSALTDAIAKAGANFEIIAPKVGGAKLSDGKLVAADQMIAGAPSVLYDAVALLPDEKAMPAISANPDVRDFVSDAFAHCKFIGHVTAARALIEKVCGNGAPDDDGVIHLAAAQDMPAFVEALGKLRMWSREAR from the coding sequence ATGGCCAAGTCAACGAACCGCGGCAAGATTGCCACGATCCATGACCAGAAACTCCAGCGCGGCGAAGGCGGCGAGCTGCACCAGCTGGCCGAAGGCGCAACCCCCGTGCTGACCACCGCCCAGGGTGGCCCGGTCTCAGATGACCAGAATTCGCTGAAGATCGGCGCACGCGGACCGACCGCGCTGGAAGATTTCCATCTGCGCGAGAAGATCTTCCATTTCGACCATGAGCGCATCCCCGAGCGCGTCGTGCATGCCCGCGGCTATGGCGCGCATGGCTATTTCGAGACCTACAAGTCGCTGGCAAAATACACCCGCGCCGACATCTTCCAGCGTGCCGGTGAGAAGACCCCGGCCTTTGTCCGCTTCTCCACCGTCGCCGGCAGCAAGGGTTCGGTCGACCTGGCGCGCGACGTCCGCGGCTTTGCCGTCAAGCTCTACACCCAGGAGGGCAACTGGGACATCGTCGGCAACAACATCCCGGTGTTCTTCATCCAGGATGCGATCAAGTTTCCCGACATCATCCATGCGGTGAAGCCCGAGCCGGACAGCGGCTTTCCACAGGCGCAATCGGCCCACGACAATTTTTGGGACTTCATTTCGCTGACGCCCGAGAGCATGCACATGATCATGTGGGTGATGTCCGACCGGGCGATCCCGCGTTCGTTCAGGTTCATGGAGGGTTTCGGCGTCCATACCTTCCGGATGGTCAACGCCAGGGATGAATCGACCTTCGTCAAGTTCCACTGGAAGCCGAAGCTCGGCCTCCAGTCCGTGGTCTGGAACGAGGCGGTGAAGATCAACGGCGCCGATCCCGATTTCCATCGCCGCGACCTCTGGGACGCGATCAAGGCCGGCAATTTCCCGGAGTGGGAACTGCAGGTCCAGCTGTTCGACCAGGAGTTCGCCGACAGCTTCGACTTCGACGTGCTCGACGCCACCAAGCTCATTCCCGAAGAGCTGTTGCCGCCTGTCCCGGTCGGCCGCCTGGTGCTCGATCGCATGCCCGACAACTTCTTTGCCGAGACCGAGCAGGTTGCGTTCATGACGCAGAATGTGCCGCCCGGCATCGACTTCTCCAACGATCCGCTGCTGCAGGGCCGCAACTTCTCCTATCTCGACACCCAGATCAAAAGGCTGGGCAGCACCAACTTCACCCACATTCCGATCAACGCGCCCAAATGCCCGTTCCATCACTTCCAGCAGGACGGTCACATGGCCATGCGCAACCCGGTCGGCCGCGCCAACTACCAGCCGAATTCCTGGGGCGAGGGGCCGCGCGAATCCCCGCAGGCCGGGTTCCGCTCCTTTGCCGATGTCGAGGCCGGCCCCAAGCAGCGGCTACGTGCTGAAAGCTTCGCCGATCACTACAGCCAGGCGCGACAATTCTACCTGAGCCAGAGCCCGCCGGAGCAGGCCCATATCGCAGCGGCGCTGACCTTTGAACTCGCCAAGGTGAAAACACCGGTCATCCGTGAGCGCATGGTGTCGCATCTGCTCAATGTCGATCGCGGCCTGGCCAATGGCGTCGCCGCCAATCTGGGCCTCCAGTCCATGCCCAAGGCCGCCGACGCTGCCATCGCGACACGCCAGGATCTCGAGCCGGCAGCTTCGCTCAGCATTCTCGCCAAGGGACCGGAGCGTTTCGAAGGACGAAAACTCGGCATTCTCGTCACCGACGGCACCGATGCCGCCCTGCTTTCGGCGCTCACCGACGCGATCGCCAAGGCCGGGGCCAACTTCGAGATCATCGCGCCGAAAGTCGGCGGCGCCAAGCTGAGCGACGGCAAGCTCGTTGCCGCCGACCAGATGATCGCCGGGGCTCCCTCGGTGCTCTATGACGCTGTCGCGCTGCTGCCGGACGAGAAGGCAATGCCGGCCATCTCAGCCAATCCGGATGTTCGCGATTTCGTGTCCGATGCCTTCGCGCATTGCAAGTTCATCGGCCATGTCACGGCCGCCAGGGCGCTGATCGAGAAGGTCTGCGGCAATGGCGCACCGGACGATGACGGCGTCATCCACCTTGCCGCCGCGCAGGACATGCCGGCCTTCGTCGAGGCTCTCGGCAAATTGCGGATGTGGTCGAGAGAAGCGCGCTGA
- a CDS encoding DUF3606 domain-containing protein, whose protein sequence is MPDDPKKTAEDRKLVSRQEYEIEEFARKYDLMRGEAAAMIRRYGPSRRKLDAIITQRPRG, encoded by the coding sequence ATGCCGGATGATCCGAAGAAAACCGCTGAGGACCGCAAGCTCGTCTCGAGGCAGGAGTATGAGATCGAGGAATTTGCGCGCAAATATGATCTGATGCGCGGCGAAGCCGCGGCGATGATCAGGCGCTATGGCCCATCGCGCCGCAAACTTGACGCCATCATCACGCAGCGCCCGCGCGGGTAG
- a CDS encoding SDR family oxidoreductase: MPWLPHSPAPPQPGNAIQAKVDKVDKSKNETQRKARAPKAMQAGARPYPTPPFPRQHLPKPGHETSVEPAPMYDAPYYLGSQKLAGKVALITGGDSGIGRAVAVLFAREGADVAISYLSEDSDARQTRLAVEAEGRKCILVRGDVSSPGACRKAVARTVKAFGKLDILVNNAAFQVHSADVADLTEAHFDTTLKVNLYGYFHMSKAALAHMGPGAVILNTGSVTGIRGSKELVDYSMTKGGIHAFTRALAANLVDRGIRVNAIAPGPVWTPLNPSDKQAQDVAQFGAKTPMKRPAQPEEIAPAYVFLASSHCSSYITGEILPIIGGY, encoded by the coding sequence ATCCCGTGGCTTCCGCACAGCCCCGCGCCGCCGCAGCCAGGCAACGCGATCCAGGCAAAGGTCGACAAGGTCGACAAGAGCAAGAACGAGACGCAGCGCAAGGCCAGGGCGCCAAAGGCGATGCAGGCCGGCGCCAGACCCTATCCAACGCCGCCCTTTCCAAGGCAGCATCTGCCGAAGCCCGGCCACGAAACGTCTGTCGAGCCGGCGCCGATGTATGACGCGCCCTATTATCTCGGCTCGCAAAAGCTCGCCGGCAAGGTCGCCCTCATCACCGGCGGCGATTCCGGCATCGGTCGGGCGGTTGCGGTGCTGTTTGCCCGGGAGGGCGCCGACGTCGCCATCAGCTACCTCAGCGAAGACAGCGATGCCAGGCAGACCAGGCTCGCCGTCGAAGCGGAAGGCCGCAAATGCATCCTTGTTCGCGGTGACGTCAGTTCGCCCGGCGCATGCCGCAAGGCGGTGGCCAGGACGGTCAAGGCGTTCGGCAAGCTCGATATCCTCGTCAACAATGCTGCTTTCCAGGTGCATTCCGCCGATGTCGCCGACCTCACCGAGGCGCATTTCGACACCACCCTCAAGGTCAACCTCTACGGCTATTTCCACATGTCGAAGGCAGCGCTCGCGCATATGGGGCCAGGCGCCGTCATTCTGAACACCGGCTCGGTGACCGGCATCAGAGGCAGCAAGGAGCTGGTCGACTATTCGATGACCAAGGGCGGCATCCATGCCTTCACCAGGGCGCTTGCAGCCAATCTTGTCGATCGCGGCATCAGGGTCAACGCCATCGCACCCGGACCGGTCTGGACGCCGTTGAACCCGTCCGACAAGCAGGCGCAGGACGTCGCGCAGTTCGGCGCCAAGACCCCGATGAAGCGCCCGGCACAGCCGGAGGAAATCGCACCCGCCTATGTCTTCCTCGCCTCCTCGCACTGTTCCAGCTACATCACCGGCGAGATCCTGCCGATCATCGGCGGCTACTGA
- a CDS encoding ArsR/SmtB family transcription factor: MKLETAATQLEALGNPTRLRIYRALVRAGEQGLAVGHLQERIGIAASTLSHHLHRLIATGLVGQERQATTLICRANYAAMNGLLGFLSDECCADVRSPQTKDNAA; encoded by the coding sequence ATGAAGCTCGAAACAGCAGCAACCCAGCTCGAAGCGCTCGGCAACCCGACGCGACTACGGATTTACCGAGCCCTCGTCCGCGCCGGCGAACAGGGGCTGGCCGTTGGCCATCTGCAGGAGAGGATCGGCATTGCCGCATCGACCCTCTCCCATCATCTGCATCGACTGATCGCCACCGGTCTCGTTGGGCAGGAGCGCCAGGCAACAACACTGATCTGCCGTGCCAATTACGCCGCAATGAACGGCCTTCTCGGGTTCCTCTCCGACGAATGCTGCGCCGACGTTCGCTCCCCCCAGACGAAAGACAACGCGGCATAG
- a CDS encoding DMT family transporter codes for MTETALSAATASRHPLLWPLLATLLIIGWSSGFVGIRYANQEAGVMLLLFWRTLLSGLILLPFALAFGPAMSLRAIGDQALFGVMAVFLYLGGFALAIEQKVPTGLVALIADLLPLAIAVLSQPLLGERLTSRQWAGTAIAVTGVMIVSFDSLGFGTAPVWAYGLTVGSMLVFAFASVLHRRRKARHMPVHQSLCIHTLTGSVLFGLCAAAQGSLAPPMTRDFAIGIAWLVLIATFLAYAVYYTSLRLFPVAKVSAAIYLSPPVTMIWAWMLFSEPLTAAMFVGLAVTLVGVWMTSRN; via the coding sequence ATGACCGAAACTGCCCTTTCCGCCGCCACGGCGAGTCGCCATCCGCTGTTGTGGCCGCTGCTCGCCACCCTTCTGATCATCGGATGGAGCTCAGGTTTCGTCGGCATCCGCTATGCCAACCAGGAGGCTGGGGTCATGCTGCTGCTGTTCTGGCGGACATTGCTTTCAGGCCTGATCCTGCTGCCCTTCGCACTGGCCTTCGGGCCGGCCATGTCGCTGCGCGCGATCGGCGACCAGGCGCTGTTCGGCGTCATGGCGGTGTTTCTCTATCTCGGCGGTTTTGCGCTGGCCATCGAGCAAAAGGTGCCGACCGGGCTGGTCGCTCTGATCGCCGACCTCCTGCCCCTGGCTATCGCCGTGCTCTCGCAACCTCTGCTCGGCGAGCGGCTGACCTCCCGGCAATGGGCAGGCACCGCGATTGCCGTCACCGGGGTTATGATCGTGTCCTTCGACAGTCTCGGTTTCGGCACCGCCCCGGTGTGGGCATATGGCCTGACGGTCGGATCGATGCTGGTCTTCGCTTTCGCCTCCGTCCTGCACAGGAGACGCAAGGCCCGGCATATGCCGGTCCACCAGAGCCTTTGCATTCACACGCTGACGGGGTCGGTCCTGTTCGGCCTGTGCGCGGCGGCACAGGGCAGCCTTGCTCCCCCGATGACAAGAGACTTCGCCATCGGCATCGCCTGGCTGGTGCTGATCGCAACCTTCCTCGCCTATGCCGTCTACTACACCAGCCTGCGCCTGTTCCCGGTCGCCAAGGTCAGTGCCGCCATCTACCTCAGCCCGCCGGTGACGATGATCTGGGCATGGATGCTGTTTTCGGAGCCGCTGACTGCTGCGATGTTCGTCGGGCTGGCGGTGACTCTGGTCGGCGTCTGGATGACGTCGCGGAACTGA
- the arsK gene encoding arsenite efflux MFS transporter ArsK, with product MAPPLSTEHRRGTVIWGLGLTQIIGYGTLYYSFSILAPEMARDFGWTQEWVFAVFSAALLIGGFAAPSIGRRIDRHGAGSMMALGSLVAALSLVLCALAPGRLTFVAGMIAMEIASAFVLYNAAFAALVQITPQTGQKSITHLTLIAGFASTLFWPITTELHAHLTWRQVYLAFAVLHLAVCLPFHCWLARAMNADRRGGKHTAGAAAAIEGSVASWDRRRAFTLMGLGFALEGFVLSALLVHMVPLLGAVGLGASAVLVGTLFGPSQVFSRFINMLAGRGLSQLVLAVISATFLVAGLSTLLVSAPWIWGAAAFAILFGLGSGLTSIVQGSLPLALFGSDGYGALLGKISSIRLIVSALAPFLFSVLMARFGTWPALAIAIVLGIAAAIAFASIGWRRRETEMVPET from the coding sequence ATGGCACCGCCCTTGTCGACTGAACACCGCCGCGGCACTGTCATCTGGGGCCTGGGCCTGACCCAGATCATCGGCTACGGCACGCTCTATTACAGCTTCAGCATCCTCGCGCCCGAGATGGCCAGGGATTTCGGCTGGACGCAGGAATGGGTATTCGCAGTCTTTTCGGCCGCCTTGCTGATCGGCGGATTCGCCGCGCCTTCCATCGGCCGCCGCATCGATCGTCATGGCGCAGGATCGATGATGGCCCTGGGGTCGCTGGTCGCGGCCTTGTCGCTGGTCTTGTGCGCGCTCGCGCCCGGTCGCCTGACCTTCGTCGCCGGCATGATCGCCATGGAGATTGCCTCGGCCTTCGTCCTCTACAACGCGGCCTTTGCGGCCCTGGTGCAGATCACGCCGCAAACCGGCCAGAAGAGCATCACCCATCTGACGTTGATAGCCGGTTTTGCCTCGACCCTGTTCTGGCCGATCACCACCGAACTGCACGCGCATCTGACATGGCGGCAGGTCTATCTGGCCTTCGCGGTCCTGCATCTGGCTGTGTGCCTGCCGTTTCATTGCTGGCTGGCACGCGCGATGAACGCCGATCGCCGCGGCGGCAAGCACACGGCCGGAGCCGCTGCGGCGATCGAAGGAAGCGTCGCATCCTGGGATCGCCGCAGGGCGTTCACCCTGATGGGCCTGGGATTCGCGCTCGAAGGCTTCGTCCTGTCGGCGCTGCTCGTCCACATGGTTCCGCTGCTCGGCGCCGTCGGGCTTGGAGCCAGTGCCGTGCTGGTGGGCACACTGTTCGGCCCCTCCCAGGTGTTCAGCCGCTTCATCAACATGCTGGCCGGCCGGGGCCTGTCCCAGCTGGTGCTGGCGGTGATCTCCGCCACGTTCCTCGTCGCAGGATTGTCGACCTTGCTGGTGTCTGCTCCCTGGATCTGGGGTGCGGCGGCTTTCGCCATCCTTTTCGGCCTCGGTTCGGGATTGACCAGCATTGTCCAGGGGTCCCTGCCCCTGGCCCTGTTCGGCTCCGATGGATATGGCGCGTTGCTGGGCAAGATATCGTCGATCAGATTGATCGTATCGGCGCTGGCGCCGTTTCTCTTTTCAGTGCTGATGGCGCGTTTTGGAACCTGGCCCGCGCTCGCCATCGCCATCGTCCTCGGCATCGCGGCTGCCATCGCCTTTGCGAGTATCGGCTGGCGCCGCCGCGAAACTGAAATGGTGCCGGAGACGTGA
- a CDS encoding cold-shock protein has translation MTTGTVKWFNSTKGFGFIQPDNGGADAFVHISAVERAGMRELVEGQKIGFEMERDNKSGKMSACNLQAA, from the coding sequence ATGACCACTGGCACCGTTAAATGGTTTAATTCCACCAAAGGCTTCGGCTTCATCCAGCCCGACAATGGCGGCGCGGATGCGTTCGTTCACATCTCTGCCGTCGAGCGCGCCGGAATGCGCGAACTCGTCGAGGGCCAGAAGATCGGCTTCGAGATGGAGCGCGACAACAAGTCCGGCAAGATGTCTGCCTGCAATCTGCAGGCCGCCTAA
- a CDS encoding PepSY domain-containing protein: MKNLILSAAILAATAFHAQAQTQPSSDPQTPAIATPDTVNPTAPVAGANSFTEAQAKAKIEEAGFQNVTALVKAESGIWQGKATKDGKETAVSLDYQGNVVAQ; encoded by the coding sequence ATGAAAAATCTTATACTTAGCGCGGCCATTCTGGCTGCCACGGCTTTCCATGCCCAGGCGCAGACCCAGCCGTCGAGCGACCCTCAGACGCCGGCCATTGCCACGCCTGATACTGTCAATCCGACGGCTCCGGTAGCCGGCGCCAACAGCTTCACCGAAGCGCAAGCCAAGGCCAAGATCGAAGAGGCGGGCTTTCAGAACGTGACGGCGCTGGTCAAGGCCGAGAGCGGCATCTGGCAGGGCAAGGCGACCAAGGACGGCAAGGAAACAGCCGTTTCGCTCGACTACCAGGGCAACGTCGTCGCCCAGTAA
- a CDS encoding general stress protein — protein sequence MVSVTGLFDHYSDAQAAVEELHRAGISHDDISVVASNVDGSYDARSSDTADAAGTGAGIGALVGGTGGLLAGLGVMAIPGVGPVVAAGWLAATAAGAAAGALAGGATGGLIGALTDSGVPAEDAHVYAEGVRRGGTLVTARVTEGAEEDTARSILHNANPVDVSERRAAYADGGWTAFDETADPYSPKDIEEERRRYATRIPPVV from the coding sequence ATGGTAAGTGTGACAGGATTGTTCGACCATTATTCCGACGCACAGGCAGCGGTCGAAGAGCTGCACCGAGCCGGCATTTCGCATGACGACATCAGTGTCGTGGCGAGCAATGTCGACGGCTCATATGACGCCCGTTCGTCGGATACGGCAGACGCTGCCGGCACCGGCGCGGGCATCGGCGCCCTTGTTGGCGGCACAGGCGGCCTGCTCGCCGGCCTCGGCGTCATGGCAATCCCCGGGGTTGGCCCGGTGGTGGCAGCCGGCTGGCTGGCGGCGACCGCCGCAGGTGCTGCGGCCGGTGCACTCGCAGGCGGTGCGACTGGCGGTCTCATCGGGGCATTGACCGATTCCGGCGTCCCCGCCGAAGACGCCCATGTCTACGCCGAAGGCGTGCGACGGGGTGGCACGCTGGTGACCGCACGCGTCACCGAAGGCGCTGAAGAAGACACCGCAAGGTCCATCCTGCACAACGCCAATCCAGTCGATGTCAGCGAGCGCCGGGCAGCCTATGCCGATGGCGGCTGGACGGCCTTCGACGAAACGGCCGACCCGTACTCGCCCAAGGACATCGAAGAAGAACGCCGGCGCTACGCCACCCGCATCCCTCCGGTGGTCTGA
- a CDS encoding LysR family transcriptional regulator produces MTELNSRRLEIDALRALAAIRRHGGITRAATALGLSQSAVSHKIRRLEVSLDCELLGRKAGAPMFTSAGEELLDYAGRILGLHDEALLSLSKSPLAGRLLLGFTEDTACTDLARILGRFGRLHPDVSVRTRVRMSLVLRAMLERGELDAAIVQLFSHEVRPTDVVLYREGLHWVKHPDLTIRRNQAIPFLSFDEECFYRQWALDIGRDDAVLETVFECSSAAGIVSAVNAAMGVALLSDRHIQGEMQIITDRLPPPPSLAYVVRRARRSRNPALDSLVREIEQDIGRKGGLALAG; encoded by the coding sequence ATGACCGAGCTGAACAGTCGCCGCCTGGAAATCGATGCGTTGCGGGCGCTTGCCGCAATCCGCAGGCATGGCGGCATCACCCGGGCAGCAACAGCGCTCGGGCTTTCGCAGTCCGCCGTCAGCCACAAGATCAGGCGGCTCGAAGTGAGCCTCGACTGCGAACTGCTCGGACGCAAAGCGGGTGCGCCGATGTTCACTTCCGCCGGCGAAGAGCTGCTCGACTATGCCGGGCGCATCCTTGGGCTGCATGACGAGGCGCTGTTGAGCCTGTCCAAATCTCCGCTCGCCGGCCGGCTGCTGCTCGGCTTCACCGAAGACACCGCCTGTACCGATCTGGCGCGCATCCTTGGCCGCTTCGGGCGGCTGCACCCTGATGTCTCGGTGCGCACCAGGGTGCGCATGAGCCTGGTCCTGCGCGCCATGCTGGAGCGCGGCGAACTGGATGCCGCCATCGTCCAGCTGTTCAGCCATGAGGTGCGCCCGACCGATGTCGTGCTCTACCGCGAAGGCCTCCACTGGGTGAAGCATCCCGACCTGACGATCCGGCGCAATCAAGCGATACCGTTCCTGTCGTTCGACGAGGAATGTTTCTATCGCCAGTGGGCGCTCGACATCGGCCGCGACGATGCGGTTCTCGAAACCGTGTTCGAGTGTTCGAGTGCCGCCGGCATCGTCTCGGCCGTCAATGCGGCAATGGGGGTCGCCTTGCTCAGCGACCGCCACATCCAGGGCGAAATGCAGATCATCACCGACCGGCTGCCGCCGCCGCCATCCCTGGCCTATGTCGTGCGGCGGGCGCGCAGGTCGCGCAATCCGGCGCTCGACAGCCTGGTCCGGGAAATCGAACAGGACATCGGTCGCAAGGGCGGTCTGGCTTTGGCCGGATGA